GACCTTGCGAATACCGGGCTCATCATCAATGAGCACTATTTTCCATTCCGTCTGGGGCACCATGCAAATATATACTAAACGACCGGTTTGGGAACAAAATCACGGTTAATACTTAGAACCGGGCAAAACGCCCCTCCCGCCACCTTAAGGGTCGTAGAACCCAGCACAGCTTTTTCAGGGTCCTTTTCCTTGGAATGGTGGGCCATGACAATCAGATCCGCATGACAAATTCTGGCAAACTTAAGGATCTCCACATGTGGTGCGCCTTCCCAGGCATCTATGCTATAGCCCACCACCCCGGCAAGCTTTGTTCCAAACATAGTCTTCATTTTTTCAATGGCCTCTTGAATTTGGAACTCAATCCTCTCTGCAGATGGATATTCATCATTTTCCAGCAGGGGCATGGCATAGAAGATATGGAGAGAAGCATTATAAAATTTTGCGATTTCAAATGCATAGTTAAATGCGCAAAGGGCAGGCTCGGAAAAATCCATGGCCAGGACAATGTTTTGAAAGGCTACTTTAAGCCTGCCCTGGATCATTTCATAATCCTGATGAATTTTCATCACCGCAGGGATAAGCAAATCCGGATCAAAGGGTTTGACCAAATAATCCAAAGCGCCTGTTTTCATAGCTTTCAACGCCGTATCAATGGTGGCATAAGCTGTCATCATCACCACGTCCATAGCCGGATAGTTCTGTTTTGCACGGGTTAGGAGTGTCACACCGTCCATCTCCGGCATTTTAATATCCGTGAGCATGAGTTGATATTGTTTTTTCTCCAGCATTTCAAGGGCTACAGCACCTGATTCCGCCATGTCTGCATAAAAGCCTTCATCCTCCAACCATTCCCTCAAAGAATCGCGCATGGAAAGCTCATCATCGACAATGAGGATTGAAAAATTTTTCCGGTCCTGTTTTGACAACACCACGTCATCCACAGGAAAAATCTGCGGCACATCCGGAGGCACAATCATCACGGGACACCTGGCTTTTAAACTCACCTTCTGCAGGGTTGAACCAGTCAACCCCCAGATCCTGGGCTGATTTTCCGCCACCTTGTGGGGCCCCATGACAATGAGATCTACATTTTTTTTCCGAGCAAACCGTAAAATTTCGTCCTGGGGAATACCCGGCACCACCTGGACTTCGTAATTTTCAATTTTCGACAGTTGGGGCGAAAAATAGTCTTCCAACTCTTTTTTCACCTCTTCCACCTTGCCGCTGGGTAACAAATACCGAATGGCGCTCCACCCCTCCTCGGGCAGGCCATAGGCGTGAAAAACAAATAGCTTGGACCGGCGGGGCCTTGCCAGAGCAAAAGATAAATTAGACGCCCCCTTGCTTTCATCTGCCGGTGTTGTTGCCAGTAAAATTTTACTAAACATAACTATTCTCCTTTTGCAAAATCCTCTCGACAGGCTGCCGAATCCAAATGATAGCAGGTCAAGCGATGCGTAAACCATCCACCGGGCAACAGTATAGCCGGACAAAAATTTCAGGTCGAAAACGAAACGCCCGTAACCAATAGGAACAGCACGGTTTTCGCTCAGGCACTATGCTATTCAGGAACTTAAATCGACGATTCATCTTTATCCTCCGCGGATTGCTTGGATTAAGAACTCGCCTAATTAAAGGTGGATTTGATCTTTATTTCACTATATCGAGTTAAAAAGATATGTGCAAGGGGATTTCCCAGGGCATCAAGCCCTTTAACAGGCCATGCAACCAACAGCCTGTTGTTTCAGCATATCCGGGAACAAAACCAAACAAATTTCATGTCATTACCATCTTTTCTTGAAGCAATGCAGATTTAAGTTTTTTTCAACAAATGTCGATTTTAATAACGGCCATGGGCCGACCTGGCCTATCAGCACCCAGGCTCGCCCCACAACAAAGCATGAAAGAACATTAGCAACTTATTGGTACTTTCATATAAAAATTAAAAAGGGTTAAAACAATATTTTTACATTGAATTTACATGTATCCTGCTGTATTATTTAGATATTATCATACAGATAATGCAACACGTAAAAACGGGGAGGTCCCATGACAATTTCCTTCAACAACAACCCCTCGGCATTAATCGCCGCAACAATGCTTGAAAAAACCAACACCGGGTTGACGAACTCTCTGGAACGTATCGCAACGGGCCGGAAAATAAACTCAGCGGCAGACGATGCAGCAGGATTGACCATTGCCAACAGCCTGAGAAGTCAATCTTTGGCTACCGGCCAACAAATGCAGAATCTTAGTGACAACGTATCCATCGCCCAAACGGCTGACGGCGCGTTAGGCCAGATCACCGATATTCTCCAGGATATCCGAACCCAGGCCGAGAATGCTGCCGGAGGAAGCCACTCCCAGGAGAGCTTGAACGCCATCCAGTCTGACATTCAAGGCTCTTTGGATGCCATTAATGATATTGTAGACTCGACATCCTATAACGGCCAAAATCTTTTGGACGGCACTTACAACAGAAACGGCCTTTCAATCGCATCTGCGTATACATCAACCCTTGGTTCCCAGGAAACAGGCTTTTTGTCAGACATTGACATCACCACCCCGGAAGGCGCCCAAAAAGCCTTGGAAACTTTAGACCGTGCTATGGACCAAATCGGTGAAAACCGGTCTTCGGTGGGGACCACCCAGAATCAGTACACCTCGGATATCGGCAACCTATCCACCATGCAGCTCAATCAAATGGCATCGGAATCTGAAATAAGGGATGTGGACATCGCAGAAGAAAGCATCATTCTAAATCAAATGAAGCTGCTTAGGAATGCAAACATTTACGCCTTGAATCAATCCAACGAGGCCCAGAATAAATATGCCGACCTGCTGGGATAGCTTAGGATCGCAATTTCGTCTACTTTATTTCATCTGCAGCCCTTAACTCAAGGGCTGCTGCATCACATCCACCGCCACCTGAAGACGGTGGTTCCCGCCGCCAAGCACTGAACCCCGAACCGGGGTAATGTCTCCATAATCCCGCCCCCATGCCAAGGTGATGTGCTGATCATTGGGCACGACATCGTTGGTGGGATCCATATCTACCCATCCAAGCCCCGGAATATAAATGGAGAACCAGGCATGGGAGGCATCAGCACCGACCAACTTTGACTTTCCAGGCGGCGGCTGGGTATTCAGATAACCACTGACATACCGGGCCGCAAGCCCCATGGCCCGAAGACAGGCAATGCCCACATGGGCAAAATCCTGGCACACACCGCGCTTTATCTCAAAGGCCTTGGCAAGGGGGGTAGAGGTATTGGTGGCATTTGGATCATAGGCAAACTCTGTAAAAATCCGATGGGACAGATCAAGAGCGGCCCGGAGTATCGGAGTACCCGGCGTAAAAACTTCAGCGGCCCATCGTGCAATCTCTTTATTGGGCTGGACCATGGGAGAGGGAAATATAAATTCAAAGGCTTCCAGATCCCTGGGTGTTTCATACACCATCATCTTTTCTTTAACCTGTTCCCAAAGCGGCGTCTGATCCGGCATCAGCTGGGCTGCCGGATGAAGGGTCACCTCGGCCTCAGCCAGAATATCAAGCTCAGAATGGGGGCTTTCCAGGCATATATTAATAACGGTGTTGCCGAAATAATCCTGGCGTATGGACCGGACGGACGGTTTGGGTTTCAGGCAAACCCGGCTTTGGTTACAGGTCTGAAATTCTGAATTTCTGGGTATCAGCACCAGTTCACTATGGGACAATGAAGCCGGGGTGTCATATTGATAATGGGTCCGGTGGCTGATTTTATATTTCATTGTTCACCATTTCCGCCACAGGATAACCTTTCCCCTCAAACTGGCCATTTAGCTGTTTCTCCGTCTCAATCCGACTTAAATAGTGCTGGGTGATGCTGTCGGCGAGGCGTTCCAAATCTTTGTTCAATTTTTCCAGCAATACCTCCAGGTTAGGCAGCACATCTTTTTCCCCAGGTTTCATCAACTCCTGTGTATCTGCCAGCCGCAGCCGGGTGGTCAAATCCAGGATAATTTTTTCCTCTTTGGTCCTGAAAGAAAAGGGCTGAGAATTGGGGAGGCTTTCCAGGTGTGAATATAGTGCAGCCAACTGAAAACCCACAGACCGTGGGTTAATCTCATCCAGCAAAAGCAGGTCTACCAACGGCTCCATATGAATAGTGGTTCGGTACCGGGTGTGGTAGGTAATACGGCTGTCCGCCACCTCAAGCACAGCCTCAAGATCGTTGGCGTCCGGAATCGTGTCCCCCTGGATCAGACTGCGCATAACCGTTGTCATGTGAAGGGCCCGCTCAATGCGCCTGCCCATGTCCATGAACCGCCACCCCATACCCCGGGTCATGCTCTCCAGGGCAAGGCCTGCAAATGCAGACATATTCAGAATAATATCGCTGAGCATTTCCAGGATTTGCGCACTCTGATTCTTAGGGTCAATTCGAACCAGCCCTTTTTCAATACGCCCGAGAATCTGCCAGGAATCATCAGAGAGCCGGTCCCTCACCCGGTCAGCCACCTGGATGGCGTTGTTCAGACAATTGAGAATACTGCTTTGTATCTGAACCCCGTAAATGGACCGGTATAACTCTTTTTCAATAAGGCTTACGGAAAACGAAGCATCCGGCCGGCCAAGGTCTGCAGCAATAATTTTCAAACTGGCCATGGCCCGGAGAAAAAACGGCATTTCACGGACCTTGTCCAGTTGGGTTTCACTGTGCACACGCATCAAAACGCTTCGGATCACCCGCAGCATTCCTTCGGTACGCTCCATGTACCGCCCCAGCCACAGCATGTTATCTGCCACCCGGCTGGGCAAATCACTTCCCCTGTGAATTTCAAGGGGCGTGGTAAAACGGTGAAGCATGCTTTTAAATCCTGTGGGTCTCTCGGACAGACACCAGGCATCTTTGGCCCCCTGCCCTTTTCCCTGAGTACCTGACAAAACGAGGGTTTCCGAGTCATCGGCCACCCGGGCCAACCCACCTGACATGACGGCGGCTTCCACTTGATCCGTAATTTTTGCGGGTGCGGTACCGGCATTCTCCATGATGGCGGTGGAGAACATGCGCATAGCCGTATACCTGTTTTTTACGCCTTGTTCAGACCAGACCGGCGCAGTACAAGGTTCAACCGGATAATGACCGGCCCAGGCATAGGGTGTGGTCTGAATGGCGTTAATCAATTCCTGTATTTTAGGTCCGGCCAGGGTTTGAGTATTCACCACCCGGGTATGGGCGGGGCTGAATGCGCTGTAAAGGGTCATTGGCCGGGTATTATTTTTTATCTCTTCCACCACCCGCTGCAGAACGTCCGGGGAGCCTAACCAGAATGTATCTACATTCTCAAGGAGCAGGGGCTCACCTAGAATGTCCCGGCACAACTTCGGCAGCAAAGCAAACAGGCCTGGGGATTGAAGCACACCGGAACCAAGCGCATTGCTAATGGCCACATTGCCGGCCCTAACCGCCTGAAGCAGGCCGGGGATACCCGGAAATGTCCGGCTTGAACCGAGCAGGGGGTCACAGGCATAATCCGGAATCCGGCGCAAAATAACATCCACCCGCTGAAGCCCCCCCAGGGTTTTAAGAAAAACCCAATCGCCCCTGGTGGTCAGATCATTGGCCTCCACCAGGGTATAGCCCAGATATCTGGCCAGAAAGACCTGTTCAAAATAATGGGCCCCAAAAGGGCCGTCACAAAGCATCACAATATGCGGTTCCTGCTGTTTCTGACCGGAAATTTCCATCAGTGACAGATTCAGGTACTTAAAAAACGGGGCCAGGCGCTGGACCTTTTTGGAGTGAAACATCCTGGGCAAAATCCGGGTAAGGATAACCCGATTTTCCAGGGCATACCCGATACCTGCCGGATCCTGGGTGCCATGGGACGTTACCTGCCACCTGCCATCGGCCAGGCAGATGAGATCTGAAGAAAACAGATGGTGATCCGGGGTAACGCGATCACCACGAAACCGACACTGGCGAAGAAATCCAGGGTTGCCGAATATTAGCTCTGCAGGAATTACCCGCTTATTAATAAACTCCTGACGACCGTATATATCCTTAAAAATCAAAGACAACAGCTTTGTACGCTGCTGAATGCCGTACTCAAGGTTCTGCCAGGTACGGCTTGAAATGGGTAAAGGAATGGGATCAAGTGTCCAAGGGCGTTCTGTGGCGGTTGTCGGATTAAAAACATTGTAGGCAGAGCCATGCTCATGAATAATCTGCCGTGCTTTTTTCCAGCGCTGAGACAACTCGGCGGTCCCCAGGCTGTTAAGATATTTAGCCAGTCCGTCCCAAGGGGGTTGCATCTTACCGTTACTTAAATCAACGGCTGTGCTCTGGTTTAGTATCTCCGTGGTAAATACCGGGGTAACAGATTTGGTCCCGGACGGTCCCGGGTCATTCCCGGGGATGGATTCATTGGTCGGACGCATTCAATTGTGTCTATATCTAAGCTGTTTTCAAAGTATTCCCGCCAAAGCGGAATCTGCTATAGTTATTATTCTAAAAGGGACCTACTATAATTGATCCACCTGAAAGACGCAAGGTCAAAACGGCCTTGGCGGGTCAATCGATATATAAAAAAACAACTCAACAATGATGACGGGGGTAATTCTTCGAATCCGTACTTTAACACGCTCAAAGCGTCTATTATGCTTGACTTCTCTTGTTTTTCTCATATAATTTTACATAAACGGTTATGGGATGAACCAGGCTATCCAACGTAACACTCTACATACAACAGAATATTTAAATAATTCAAAATTTTAGCTGGTCTTCCTCATAGCGCTCTTGGGCTGTCCTGATTTTGCACCACGATTCAGCCCAGGACAAAAGCAACAAGATCTATTCGGTTAAACATACTTTTTTGCAGGAACAACCACAATGAAGTCTACCAATAATCTTTTGAGGAGATTGTCATGAAAGAAATTCAAATAAAAACGGTTATGACCCCCTTACTCGACTATGTGACCCTCAAGGAAACGGATACTGTTTATGATGTATTCCAGATTTTAGAAAAAAACAACTCAGATAACCGCCAAGCCCACAGGGATGTCATTGTCGTTGACAACAACGGCAAGTTCAAGGGAAAAGTGACCATGCTTGATATTTTCAGATCTCTTGAACCTAACTACAAAAAACTATTCAAAAACTATAAAGACGGCACACTGACCAAAGATTATGTGATTAATGCAGTTCGGGATTTTAACCTCTGGATGGAACCTATTCAAAACCTTTGCGAACGTGGCGCAAACATCAAAATTTCAGAAATCATGCACATTCCCAGCGACGTTGAATACCTCCAGGAAAACGACTCTTTAGAAAAAGCGCTACATGAATATGTTATGGGCGTCCACCAGCCTTTGATCGTAAAAAACGGCGACACAGTCACCGGCGTTCTTAGATTCTGTGATTTGTTTGAGGTGATCAGAGACCGGATGCTGGCCTGTCCTGCTCCCGAATAACGGCCATGGGCCGTCCTTGGTCTATCTACACCTATGCTTTGACCCACAACAAAATATGCACATCCCCCTCTATGAAGACCGGGTGAGCCTCTGATTCCCTGTTTGATGTGCCAGGGAGACGAAAACGCAGGAGGCTCACCCCCCTAAAAGAGTTAAAAAAATACCTGCTGCTATCACAGTGCCGATAACACCTGCCACATTGGGCCCCATGGCATACATAAGCAAATAATTTTTCTTATCCGCTTCCATGCCCACCTTATGAACCACCCTGGCAGCCATGGGTACGGCCGAGACACCTGCCGCACCCAGCAGCGGATTGATTTTATTTTTGGAACAAAGGTTCATGAGTTTGGCCAAAAGCACCCCTGTCATGGTGGAAATCACAAAGGCAAAAAGCCCCAGGCAGAAAACAAAAATCACCTGAGGCCTCAAAAAGTTCTCCGCATTCATGGTGGCCCCCACGGGCACACCAAGAAAGATGGTAACAATATTCATCAGTTCGTTCTGGGCGGCGTTATGAAGACGATCTACCACGCCGGACTCCCTGAACAGATTGCCCAGCATAAACATAGAGATCAACGGTGCGGATGCCGGAACCAGCAAGATGATGATGAAGGTGGAAACAATGGGGAACAAAGTCTTTTCAAGCTTGCCCACCTTTCTGCCCTTGGCCATGCGGATTTTTCTTTCGTCTACGGTGGTCAAAAGCTTCATCACCGGGGGCTGAATAATGGGCACAAGGGCCATGTAGGAATAGGCAGCCACGGCACAGACACCCAAAAGAGAGGGGGCCAGTTTGGATGCCAGGAATATGGTTGTGGGGCCGTCCGCCCCGCCGATGATACCAATGGTCGCCGCCGCCTTCAGGTCAAACCCAAAGGCCTGGGCCGCAAAAAAGGTGATGTACACCCCGGCCTGGGCACCGGCACCAAGAAAAATCAGCCTGGGATTGGCAATGAGCGGCCCAAAATCGGTGAGCGCCCCTAATCCTAAAAATATGACCGGTGGAATGATTTCCCAGTGGATACCATACTCGTAAAATTTCCAGAGCAGTCCTTCATGGGGGGTCATAAGCCCTGCAAGGGGCAGGTTAACGAGGATAATTCCAAATCCGATGGGCAGCAGCAGCAAGGGTTCATAGGACTTTCCAACGGCAAGATAGATCAGGGTCAATCCAATAATCCACATGACCACAATGCCTGGGGTAACATAAAACAGCCCCGTGGTCTGGAACAGGGGATACAACGCGTTCATTTATCCCCTCCGTGCCTGGTGGTTTCCTTAAGCGTCTTTCCGGACTCCAAAGCAGAGACGACCCTTCCGGTAAGCTTAATGGAAAGGTAAAGAAAAGCCATGCCCGTGAATACGCCCAAAAGACCGATGAGAAACACCCCTACCCCATCACCCATGATTTATTCCTTGTCTTTTGCTGTTGTGTGATCCCGGATAATTCTGGGCAAAATCATCTGATGCTGGGGACAGATGGATTTGGGGTTCTGATAGGCCGCGCCTGCAAAGGCCTGCATATAGTGCCGCAGATCGGCAAGCCGTACTACCTCATCCACCATGCCGTGTTTTGCGCAATATAATGGGGTTGACGTATCCTTGTATTGCTGGGCAAGGGCGTTCATCTTCTCCACCACGGGTTCAAGATCCCGGCCGGCGTCCTTTTCCTTGACAAGGCGTCTCGCATAGTTGGCCACTGCTGCCGTCTCTCCGTGCATCACGCAAATTTCCGTGGCACAGGTTCCCAGGGTAAAGGCATTGTTCCGGTTGGCCTGAGGGCCGCCCATGACATAATGGGCAGCGGCCGTTCCCTTGCGCAAAATGGCAAGCATCATGGGAAGCCCAGACTGCTGGATGGAGTAAACCAGAGACTGGCCCAAGCCTAAAAGCTCTGCTTTTTCGGCAATATCCCCCACATCAATGCCCGATGTATCCTGGAACCAGATCACAGGAATCCTGTCCCTGCCGCAAAAGGTCACAAACTCGCTCATCTTAAGCAGCCCCTGGCGATACAATTTGGCGCCCATACCTGGATAATCGGCATATTCGGGATATCCCTTGCCAAGGTATCCCTGGCGATTTCCGATACACGCCACAAGCAATCCATCCACCTTGCAAAGCCCGGTGTAGATCTCAGGACCATAGTCGGGACGATATTCCATGTGCTCGGAACCGTCCACAAGCCTTGCTAAAATATCGTCAAAATCATATACGGTCTTGGAGGCAATGGGCAGCAGACGCATGACATCTTCGGCCTTGAACGCCGGAGGTTTGGGCGCGGTCACCCTGAAGAATTCAGGATCATAGGCAGGCAACTTCTTCATGTAATCTCTGACACCATCCAAAACCTCTTTTTCCTCCTTGTACACAAAGCGAAAAAAACCGGTGTGATCATAATGGGTGGCCACAGATCCAGGCGGCTTCTCCCGGTGCTCTTTTGCTTTCTGGATCAGGGCTTCGGCCATGTCCACGGTAAACCCGCCCTGGGGGGACATTCCACTGACAATGCCCGCGCCCCCCACGGCCATATTGCATTTTTCATGGGCGAAAAGCACCGTGGGACTGATGGACTGGTAGCCGCCGCCGGCAGGGTTGGTGCCATAAATGGCCGCCAGCACGGGAATGCCTTCCTGCTCAAGCTCCGCATGCCTGAAAAACGGGGTGCCGGAACCCCTTCGGTTGGCATAAAATTTTTCCTGCTCAGTAAGCTTTGCCCCGCTGCAATTCACCAACCAAACCAACGGGATATTCAGCCTTTTGGCAAGGTCTGTGGTCCGCAAAATATTCTCGGACTGGCCGGCCAGCCAGGCACCGGCCATAACTTTATTGTCAAAACCGATCACAACCGCCCATTTGCCTGCAATTTTACCAAGGCCGTCAATGACATTGGTGGTGCCCTCAATGTTATCCGCTGGGTTATAAAGTGTATGAAGCGGGGTCCAGGTGTCCGGGTCCACAATATACTCCAGGCGCTGCCATACGGTCATCTGGCCGCGCTGGTTGATCTTTTCTTCGGGAAGACCGAGGTGTTTAACTTCGTCAACGGCGGCTAAAATCTTTTTTTCCGCCTCAAGCACCTGTTCGTAATTATTCTGGGTACGTTTTATGGTCCCTTTTTTAAGTGCTTTGCCAAAGGGCGTCATATTTTCAAAATAGGATTTCATTTATTTTTCCTTAGTGTCGAACGGAATCCCGTGTTTGGGCGAAACGTTTCCCATATGCAAGGCACAAAAAAATTTGGAACCGGAGCATACTATAGTATGTGAGGCCCGATCATATAATTTGGCAAATTTTTCTGTAACGCCGCGGGTGGGTGACTTTTCACGCAAACACTAATCAATGACGGCTAACAGATCATCCTCTTCCACCGCATCCCCCTCCTTGACGGCAATCGTTGATACTGTGCCGGAGCAAGGCGCAAATATGGGAGTTTCCATTTTCATGGCTTCGATCACCAAAATTTCGTCATCCTCTTCTATTGCTTCACCCGGCTCAACGCTTAAGCTGACAATTTTCCCTGACAGGGGGGCGAGTACATCTTCAGACATATGGATCTCCTTATTATTTTATTTATTCTGGCGGAGAGGGTGGGATTCGAACCCACGATCCCGGTATTACCGGGATACTGCTTTTCGAGAGCAGGGCCTTCAGCCGCTCGGCCACCTCTCCGGATCTTCCGGTCTTAGATTTATTGATCATTTGAAAAACTATCTGTTCGCTTTTCTGATACCCAACTGATCCAAGGCAATAATCCACTTGCATATATTGGCGGAGCCCTCCACCATGGCATAGGTGGGCGCATCCCGGTAGTATCGGGCCACGGGGTATTCAGTGGAGTAGCCGTAGGCACCCAGAATTCTCATGGCGTAGTTGGCGCATTTATACGCCACTTCGCCGGCCATGTATTTGGCCATAGCCACATCCATACCGTTGTTCAGCCTGCCCTGATCCTTGGCCCAGGCCGCTTTGTAGACAAGCAGTCGAGCGGCTTCGATTTCCGTAGCCATCTGTGCGATCATGTCCTGGTTCATCTGAAATTCGCCGATCTTTTTGCCGAACTGTTTTCTCTGATTGCAGTATTTTACGGCTTCGTCCAGACAGGCCTGGGCCAATCCCACGCCGCCGGCAGCTGCAGACAATCGGGTCTGATTCAAAGATGAAAATACAATTTTAGCACCATCACCGGGTTTGCCAAGGATATTTTCCTTGGGCACCTTAACATTATCTAAAAACAATTCCCCTGTGGGAGACGAGTGAGAGCCCAGTTTGTCCAGGGAAGAGGTTGTGACCCCGTCAAAATTCTTAGGTTCTATCACAAAGGCGGACAACCCCTTGGAACCGGCAGATTTATCCGTATAGGCATAGTAGAGCATACAATCTGCTACATCGGCATTGGAGATCCAGGTTTTACTGCCGTTCAGCAGCCAGTGATCTCCCTTGTCTTCGGCGGTGGAGGCAATGTTCATGACATCGGAACCCGCATCCGGTTCAGTGATGCCGAACCCGCCGATGTATTCGGCAGTACATAATTTTTCCACATATTTTTTGCGAACCGCTTCATTGCCGTATTTATAAATGGTGTATGCACACCCCAGCACCTGCATATTCACCTGCACCCGCAGGGATGAGGAAGCCTTGGCCAGCTCCTCGGTCACAATCATGGCAGCCAGAAACCCCAAATCTTCTCCGCCGTATTCTTCGGGTATCACAGTGCCGAAATATCCCATGTCACCCAGAGGACGCATCACCTCTTTAATGGGCAGATAATGTTGCTCATCCCACTGGTCTGCAAAGGGAACGATCTCTTTTTTTGCAAATTTTCGCAGCTCTTTTTGGAGCATTTGCAGTTCTTTGCTTAAATCAAAATCCATTTTATTCTCCCCGGCCTGTATTAAGACATATCAATCTGTTTTATCCATGCAAACAGCACTAACTTAAAATAAAAAACGGGTCAAGAAAAATCTGATTAAATATTTGATTAAAAGTGCATTAAAACCCCATGACATTTTATTCTATCTATTTTAAATATATTCAACCACTATGGGCTGGAAGCCCATAGTGGTTGAATTCAATGGTACAGTCATCCAGGGTCAACAGCAACGGCGCTGTATACCTGACATTTTTTGACAGATTCTTAACCAGATCTGTCAGATTACTGGCAGTCTCATTTTGAGAGGGTGTTGATGACATAAGCGGTATACTCCTTTGCAGCGTCAATAGACCTGGCTTCTGACAGCCCCCTAAACCCGCCAAAAGCGGAAACTTCAAAAACCATGGGCCCCTGGGAGGTCAAAGCCACGTCCACGCAGGTGAAATCAAGACCAAACAATGCCTGGGCTCTGCGGGCAAGTTCAATAATTTGTGGTTCAGGATCAAATGCCCTGTACCGTCCGCCCGAAGCAATGGTTGTATTCCACGTGCTTTCCCCACGGCGGGCCATCGGAAAAAGGAAAGGGAAATAGCGCCGGCAAATCTTCACAGAAAATTGAAAATTGTGTTGACCAATTGTTTAAAGCCGCAGACGATTTCTTGTAGCGCAAACCGACCACCGTTTCTGTCTGCAAAACCGGTAAACCTTCAACAGCATCACTGAGTGCCCAGGCCCCCAAATTATCACGTGATCCAATCACCAAAATACTATTCTTTGAT
Above is a window of uncultured Desulfobacter sp. DNA encoding:
- a CDS encoding carboxyl transferase domain-containing protein, with protein sequence MKSYFENMTPFGKALKKGTIKRTQNNYEQVLEAEKKILAAVDEVKHLGLPEEKINQRGQMTVWQRLEYIVDPDTWTPLHTLYNPADNIEGTTNVIDGLGKIAGKWAVVIGFDNKVMAGAWLAGQSENILRTTDLAKRLNIPLVWLVNCSGAKLTEQEKFYANRRGSGTPFFRHAELEQEGIPVLAAIYGTNPAGGGYQSISPTVLFAHEKCNMAVGGAGIVSGMSPQGGFTVDMAEALIQKAKEHREKPPGSVATHYDHTGFFRFVYKEEKEVLDGVRDYMKKLPAYDPEFFRVTAPKPPAFKAEDVMRLLPIASKTVYDFDDILARLVDGSEHMEYRPDYGPEIYTGLCKVDGLLVACIGNRQGYLGKGYPEYADYPGMGAKLYRQGLLKMSEFVTFCGRDRIPVIWFQDTSGIDVGDIAEKAELLGLGQSLVYSIQQSGLPMMLAILRKGTAAAHYVMGGPQANRNNAFTLGTCATEICVMHGETAAVANYARRLVKEKDAGRDLEPVVEKMNALAQQYKDTSTPLYCAKHGMVDEVVRLADLRHYMQAFAGAAYQNPKSICPQHQMILPRIIRDHTTAKDKE
- a CDS encoding acetyl-CoA carboxylase biotin carboxyl carrier protein subunit, translating into MSEDVLAPLSGKIVSLSVEPGEAIEEDDEILVIEAMKMETPIFAPCSGTVSTIAVKEGDAVEEDDLLAVID
- the acd gene encoding glutaryl-CoA dehydrogenase Acd, yielding MDFDLSKELQMLQKELRKFAKKEIVPFADQWDEQHYLPIKEVMRPLGDMGYFGTVIPEEYGGEDLGFLAAMIVTEELAKASSSLRVQVNMQVLGCAYTIYKYGNEAVRKKYVEKLCTAEYIGGFGITEPDAGSDVMNIASTAEDKGDHWLLNGSKTWISNADVADCMLYYAYTDKSAGSKGLSAFVIEPKNFDGVTTSSLDKLGSHSSPTGELFLDNVKVPKENILGKPGDGAKIVFSSLNQTRLSAAAGGVGLAQACLDEAVKYCNQRKQFGKKIGEFQMNQDMIAQMATEIEAARLLVYKAAWAKDQGRLNNGMDVAMAKYMAGEVAYKCANYAMRILGAYGYSTEYPVARYYRDAPTYAMVEGSANICKWIIALDQLGIRKANR